The Lactuca sativa cultivar Salinas chromosome 2, Lsat_Salinas_v11, whole genome shotgun sequence genome includes a window with the following:
- the LOC111897489 gene encoding uncharacterized protein LOC111897489, producing the protein MESDLPLMELTEEDDSLIQPFPDPKQTPSKSSFNYFNCSPLALPPSRTKSLKDGVHTEKPSTSSSEASNNKENINSNNLEMPKLGMGPIQMKRRKKGAECNLRKSLAWDRAFFTDEGILDPRELNMITGINAYTCGRGLPTISEEGNSSFSSSSRYRNEPNDIEASKEALLKELHNKSHTSKGNRVGNHDSLPHHKITHKVLLTDHSNSNRTRSKIGVCSAPSPVSSLKRPNSNILRTTKKESKLPKLPMSKLGSCSSTKGSITTTSQLRHNLIPKPPLNAQKNVGLKSSLKDFKAKTGLDNPHSKELAQKTVKSTHSSSKATSSTKSQFVHVDKANSGLEMVPDRLHSCEIQDESTPLPAKSLAQYTPTTSNNSLPSGLRLPSPSLRFFDQTTATPKTPSGQCSVLNSHTTPCGSPSSNYMVNKGILNSNVYQDIVRKMQYECISASDVDSHKVIELEKRILEHKGKMGIEKITLKGNEENREGKNANIQSSENDERLPFILETKDDHISTSVSTSEQSIQHQEQNLLTMVEVGPCEIATEINDHLLLEESGSTYSSTYPHIIEDEFKNNDENQKHQEMGIIIENMLTTTHRVEAEVSKISSGEEFEAKVKVLQETKSPTMLKKRSYNIKRQDNSSIKHPINAIEDGDEDLVQTSKREQSDTKKSNSCKVNHVESPRGEIGKKEDDVGATTPCISALMNSQFHEGHSGNFVMPEESSGLHTTEVNDHISQEKNANPKENNKEATVLMKKSNNIKKQDKSLVIHQEDLAQTLKREQSDTKKPNACKVNPVESQRGEIGKIEDDIGATTSCISALLNTEGHSGKVIMPAESSSLQEGPFEIATEVNDHIFQEKNVNLNVLQEENNKEATVLMKKSNNIKRQDNKSLVVDAVPFSDEWLAAIEAAGEEILTMKCGAVQHSPPDKSIPERNPWSPVKNKANQIGPYDCTKYTNAMPSNPHLLDS; encoded by the exons ATGGAATCGGATCTTCCATTGATGGAACTGACTGAAGAAGACGATTCTCTTATCCAACCGTTTCCAGATCCCAAGCAAACACCTTCAAAATCATCATTCAATTACTTTAATTGCTCGCCTCTCGCACTTCCACCTTCACGCACCA AAAGTCTGAAAGATGGTGTTCATACAGAGAAACCTAGCACTTCATCTTCTGAAGCTAGCAACAATAAAGAGAATATAAACTCAAACAATTTAGAAATGCCAAAATTAGGTATGGGACCTATCCAAATGAAGAGGAGAAAGAAGGGAGCAGAATGCAATTTGAGGAAAAGCTTAGCATGGGATAGAGCTTTCTTTACTGATGAAG GCATTCTCGATCCTCGTGAATTAAACATGATTACTGGTATCAATGCTTACACATGTGGAAGGGGATTGCCTACTATAAGTGAAGAGGGAAATAGCTCATTTTCTTCAAGTAGCAGATATAGAAATGAACCCAATGATATTGAGGCCTCTAAAGAAGCTCTACTTAAAGAGTTACATAACAAGAGTCACACATCAAAGGGAAACAGAGTGGGAAATCATGATTCTTTACCTCATCATAAA ATTACACACAAAGTTCTCTTAACTGATCATTCAAATTCAAATAGAACAAGGTCCAAGATTGGTGTGTGTTCAGCCCCTTCACCTGTATCATC TTTGAAAAGGCCAAATTCAAACATTTTGAGAACAACAAAAAAGGAATCCAagcttcctaaactacccatgtCAAAACTCGGATCTTGCTCTTCTACAAAGGGTTCTATAACAACAACAAGCCAATTGAGGCATAATCTGATTCCTAAACCAC CATTAAATGCTCAGAAGAATGTTGGGTTGAAAAGCTCTTTAAAAGACTTTAAAGCAAAAACAGGATTAGACAACCCCCATTCTAAAGAGCTAGCTCAAAAGACTGTAAAATCG ACACACTCATCTTCTAAAGCAACTTCTTCAACCAAATCACAGTTTGTACATGTTGACAAAGCTAATAGTGGGTTAGAAATGGTTCCAGATAGATTGCATTCATGTGAAATTCAAGACGAATCTACCCCTCTTCCAGCTAAAAGTCTAGCTCAATATACTCCAACAACTTCA AACAACTCATTGCCTTCAGGACTAAGATTGCCTTCACCTTCACTCCGATTCTTTGATCAG ACAACAGCTACACCAAAAACACCGAGTGGACAATGTTCTGTATTAAATTCTCATACTACCCCTTGTGGTAGTCCATCATCCAATTACATGGTGAACAAAGGGATTTTAAATTCAAATGTATATCAAGATATAGTGAGGAAAATGCAATACGAGTGTATTAGTGCTTCTGATGTTGACTCACATAAGGTCATTGAGCTAGAGAAAAGAATCCTTGAACACAAGGGCAAAATGGGAATTGAGAAAATTACATTGAAGGGTAATGAGGAGAACAGAGAAGGCAAGAATGCCAACATTCAATCGTCTGAAAATGATGAAAGACTTCCTTTTATTCTTGAAACAAAAGATGATCATATCTCCACTTCAGTGTCTACATCTGAACAATCCATTCAGCATCAAGAACAAAATCTTTTGACTATGGTTGAAGTGGGCCCATGTGAAATTGCAACTGAGATTAATGATCATCTTTTGCTAGAAGAAAGTGGCTCAACTTATTCAAGTACTTATCCACATATAATTGAAGATGAATTTAAAAACAATGATGAAAATCAGAAGCATCAAGAAATGGGGATAATTATTGAGAACATGCTAACAACTACACATAGGGTAGAAGCTGAGGTGTCAAAGATAAGCTCTGGGGAAGAATTTGAAGCTAAAGTGAAAGTGCTTCAAGAAACAAAGAGTCCAACAATGTTAAA GAAAAGGTCATATAACATCAAGAGGCAAGATAACTCTTCTATCAAGCATCCAATAAATGCTATTGAAGATGGTGATGAG GATCTTGTTCAAACATCAAAAAGGGAACAATCTGATACCAAAAAATCTAATTCTTGTAAGGTTAATCATGTGGAGTCCCCGAGGGGCGAAATTGGAAAAAAAGAAGATGACGTTGGAGCCACAACTCCTTGCATCTCTGCTTTGATGAATTCTCAGTTCCATGAAGGGCATTCTGGTAATTTCGTCATGCCTGAAGAAAGCTCAGGTTTACACACAACTGAGGTTAATGATCATATTTCTCAAGAAAAAAATGCAAATCCAAAAGAAAATAACAAAGAAGCAAcagtgttgat GAAGAAGTCAAATAACATCAAGAAGCAAGATAAGTCTTTGGTCATACATCAAGAg GATCTTGCTCAAACATTAAAAAGGGAACAATCTGATACCAAAAAACCTAATGCTTGTAAGGTTAATCCTGTGGAGTCCCAGAGGGGCGAAATTGGAAAAATAGAAGATGATATTGGAGCCACAACTTCTTGCATTTCTGCATTACTGAATACTGAAGGGCATTCTGGTAAAGTCATTATGCCTGCAGAAAGCTCAAGTCTACAAGAGGGACCTTTTGAAATTGCAACTGAGGTTAATGATCatatttttcaagaaaaaaatgtGAATCTGAatgttcttcaagaagaaaatAACAAGGAAGCAACAGTGTTGAT GAAGAAGTCAAATAACATCAAGAGGCAAGATAATAAGTCTTTAGTTGTAGATGCTGTACCCTTCTCTGATGAATGGTTAGCAGCTATTGAAGCTGCTGGagag GAAATCCTTACCATGAAGTGTGGGGCTGTACAGCATTCGCCTCCAGACAAATCTATTCCCGAACGAAATCCATGGTCTCCG GTGAAAAATAAAGCTAATCAGATTGGGCCTTACGACTGCACAAAGTACACAAATGCAATGCCCTCAAATCCTCATTTATTAGATTCATAG
- the LOC111897469 gene encoding disease resistance protein RPV1 — protein sequence METRINDIVSSLGTATNDVRMIGIGGIGGGGKTTLARAVFSKISFQFEGKSLIENISEVANTSLSDLKSLQNQVLSDVLNSRGIHIRNEYEGKMMLWTIMRGRKVLLVLDDVDHINQLEALAGDPNWFKSGSIIIITTREKQVLVAHGVKLIHNVNLLSDTEAIYLFSKYTFGRDIPEGYEELSRQVVCYVVGLPLTIKVLGSFLCGKSKLEWVDALDRLKAIPLEETRKKWELNYISLDDDYKELFLDVATMLKGWPKDSVIEALESCGFYARIGLRVLEQKSLITIDDYERVGMHDHLEEMAKNIVRHALRYLCWNDYPFSSLPKIFQANNLVVVQMLDSKIVKLWEGGERKVLNKLIFIDLSYSTLRTFELGLTPNLETFTLLGCSHLVELHMSIECLKLKSLKLSSTSKLRTLDLRLTPNLEHLDFNGDSVELYMPNECLKLRSLKLSGSNLRRLDLRLTPNLENLDLNKRYNLVELQAHVGCLKNVVYLDLSGCLGFKSFLFHIKDNTFGRMNESLDVRSLAELHFILESCPFHLDNHLPKFEFTCFHKEDLPLLARNPEMLISIGPCAYIKLETFSRSIC from the exons ATGGAGACCCGAATCAACGATATTGTATCGTCTTTAGGAACTGCTACCAATGATGTTCGCATGATTGGCATCGGGGGGATAGGAGGTGGTGGGAAGACAACTTTGGCACGAGCTGTTTTTAGTAAGATATCCTTTCAGTTCGAGGGTAAAAGTTTAATTGAGAACATCAGTGAAGTTGCAAACACTTCTTTGTCCGATTTGAAGTCGTTGCAAAATCAAGTCCTTTCTGATGTATTAAATAGTCGAGGCATCCACATACGTAATGAATATGAGGGGAAAATGATGTTGTGGACGATTATGCGTGGTAGAAAGGTTCTTCTTGTTCTCGATGATGTAGATCATATTAACCAGCTTGAGGCGTTAGCTGGTGACCCTAATTGGTTTAAGTCGGGAAGTATAATTATTATTACAACAAGAGAGAAGCAAGTGTTGGTAGCACATGGAGTGAAGTTGATCCATAATGTCAATTTGTTATCGGATACGGAAGCAATTTACCTATTTAGTAAATATACATTTGGGAGAGATATTCCAGAAGGGTATGAAGAGCTATCGAGACAAGTTGTATGTTATGTTGTTGGTCTTCCCTTAACAATCAAAGTTTTGGGTTCATTTCTTTGTGGTAAAAGTAAGCTTGAATGGGTAGATGCTCTAGACAGACTAAAAGCAATTCCATTAGAGGAAACTCGAAAAAAGTGGGAATTAAACTATATTAGTCTAGACGACGATTATAAGGAACTATTCCTAGATGTTGCCACCATGCTGAAAGGTTGGCCAAAAGACTCGGTAATTGAAGCTCTTGAAAGTTGTGGATTTTATGCTAGAATTGGTTTAAGAGTTCTTGAGCAAAAATCTCTCATAACTATTGATGATTATGAGCGTGTAGGCATGCATGACCATTTAGAAGAAATGGCAAAGAATATTGTTCGGC ATGCTTTACGATATTTGTGTTGGAACGATTACCCTTTTAGTTCTTTACCCAAAATATTTCAAGCAAATAATCTTGTTGTAGTTCAGATGCTTGATagcaaaattgtaaaactttGGGAAGGGGGAGAAAGAAAG GTTCTAAACAAGCTCATATTCATTGACCTCAGTTATTCTACATTGAGGACCTTTGAACTTGGGCTTACTCCAAACCTCGAGACGTTTACTCTTCTAGGATGTAGTCATTTGGTAGAGCTTCACATGTCCATTGAATGTCTAAAGCTCAAATCCCTCAAACTTTCTAGTACTTCAAAGTTGAGGACGCTTGACCTTCGGTTGACTCCAAACCTTGAGcatttagattttaatggtgaTTCGGTAGAACTTTACATGCCCAATGAATGTCTAAAGCTCAGATCACTCAAACTTTCAGGTTCAAACTTAAGGAGGCTTGACCTTCGGCTGACTCCAAATCTTGAGAATTTAGATCTTAACAAACGTTACAATTTGGTAGAACTTCAAGCTCATGTTGGATGTCTAAAAAATGTTGTCTACTTAGACTTAAGTGGATGTTTGGGGTTTAAATCTTTTTTGTTTCACATAAAGGATAATACTTTTGGTAGAATGAATGAATCACTTGATGTTCGTTCTTTAGCCGAGTTACATTTCATCCTAGAAAGTTGCCCGTTTCACCTCGATAATCATTTGCCAAAGTTTGAGTTTACATGTTTTCATAAAGAAGATCTACCTTTATTGGCTAGAAATCCCGAGATGCTTATTTCTATAGGTCCATGTGCCTACATAAAACTTGAGACATTTTCAAGAAGCATTTGTTGA